The following are encoded together in the Sphingomonas insulae genome:
- the msrB gene encoding peptide-methionine (R)-S-oxide reductase MsrB, with protein sequence MTQHSTRRSFLSLAAAGVAGAALWGCRSAPAAAAERFPVQMSDAAWRTKLGDAAWNVLRHEGTERPYSSPLNAEHRAGTFACKGCALPLFSSKTKFESGTGWPSFYAPLPKAVATRTDGSLMMERTEVHCRQCGGHLGHVFDDGPKPTGKRYCMNGVAMTFKAG encoded by the coding sequence ATGACCCAGCATTCCACCCGCCGCTCGTTCCTGTCGCTTGCCGCCGCCGGCGTCGCCGGCGCCGCGTTATGGGGCTGTCGCAGCGCGCCGGCCGCGGCCGCCGAACGCTTCCCGGTGCAGATGAGCGATGCGGCGTGGCGCACGAAGCTGGGCGACGCCGCGTGGAACGTGCTGCGCCACGAGGGTACCGAACGACCCTATTCCAGCCCGCTCAACGCCGAACATCGTGCCGGCACTTTCGCATGCAAGGGCTGCGCGCTACCGCTGTTCTCGTCGAAGACGAAGTTCGAGAGCGGCACCGGCTGGCCGAGCTTCTATGCACCGTTGCCGAAGGCGGTGGCGACACGCACCGACGGATCGCTGATGATGGAGCGGACCGAAGTGCATTGCCGGCAATGCGGCGGACACCTCGGCCATGTCTTCGACGATGGCCCCAAGCCGACCGGCAAGCGCTATTGCATGAACGGCGTGGCGATGACGTTCAAGGCGGGCTGA
- a CDS encoding CHAP domain-containing protein, which yields MTVKALAARFALVFSCGLMMATPAMAQFWQCAPYAREISGIDIHGNANTWWSQAAGKYERGHAPKVGAVLAFQSTRRMRVGHVAMVSRIVSDREVLLTHANWSRPGGIERDVRAVDVSTAGDWSEVKVWYGPTGGLGTSSYPTNGFIYSGHAPVVEQAPAVDTNVIATAAIVPVVPVAGE from the coding sequence ATGACTGTTAAGGCGTTGGCAGCGCGTTTTGCGCTGGTGTTTTCGTGCGGCCTGATGATGGCCACTCCGGCGATGGCGCAATTCTGGCAGTGCGCGCCGTACGCCCGCGAAATCTCGGGCATCGACATCCATGGCAACGCCAACACCTGGTGGAGCCAAGCCGCCGGCAAGTACGAACGGGGTCATGCGCCCAAGGTCGGCGCGGTGCTCGCCTTCCAGTCGACCCGCCGCATGCGCGTCGGCCATGTCGCCATGGTGTCGCGGATCGTGAGCGATCGCGAAGTGCTGCTGACCCACGCCAATTGGTCGCGCCCCGGCGGCATCGAACGCGATGTCCGGGCTGTCGACGTGTCGACGGCGGGCGACTGGAGCGAAGTGAAGGTCTGGTACGGCCCGACCGGCGGCCTCGGCACCTCCAGCTATCCGACCAATGGCTTCATCTATTCGGGCCATGCACCGGTCGTGGAGCAGGCGCCTGCGGTCGATACCAACGTCATCGCCACCGCCGCCATCGTGCCGGTCGTTCCCGTCGCCGGCGAGTAA
- a CDS encoding MFS transporter: MGAYAFGAVAYGVKDAGFGTFLLLFYNQVVGLPSATVGLVVMMALLIDAFVDPMVGFFSDRTRTRWGRRHPWMYASALPIMVGWVLLWNPPESLSQPATLGWLFLTAVLVRTAVSCYEVPSVALTPELSSDYDERTRIMAWRYLFGWAGGLTMLVSAYLYFLAPTPAFANGLLNRDGYVGYALLGALLMGSAILMSGWGTHREIPNLPNPPIVAQSLRDSFRELGQTVRNRAFAILMLAGLCAYTVQGISYAMSTYLYTYVWGFRGIVFVYATVALFGGVLVAFVAAPRIGRRVSKPSAAATAVVAGASFNIAPYALRLLHVLPEVGTATLLPVLLCFFVVATACNVTAFILGASMMADVVEDSEAKTGRRSEGVFFAGSFFVQKCTSGIGIFLAGAILAVAGFPEKATPGQVPVATIDRLTLTYGIAYLTIAGLAAFCFTRFPFGRREHEARLARLGAEALTDSH, encoded by the coding sequence ATGGGCGCCTATGCCTTCGGAGCGGTCGCCTATGGCGTGAAGGACGCCGGCTTCGGCACGTTCCTGCTGCTGTTCTACAACCAGGTGGTCGGCCTGCCTTCGGCGACGGTCGGGCTGGTGGTGATGATGGCGCTGCTGATCGACGCTTTCGTCGATCCGATGGTCGGGTTCTTCTCCGATCGCACGCGCACCCGCTGGGGGCGGCGGCATCCGTGGATGTATGCTTCTGCGCTGCCGATCATGGTCGGCTGGGTCCTGCTGTGGAACCCGCCCGAATCGCTGTCGCAGCCGGCGACGCTCGGCTGGCTGTTCCTGACCGCGGTGCTCGTGCGCACGGCGGTCAGCTGCTATGAGGTGCCGTCGGTCGCGCTGACGCCCGAATTGTCGTCGGATTACGACGAACGGACACGGATCATGGCATGGCGCTACCTGTTCGGCTGGGCCGGCGGGCTGACCATGCTGGTGTCGGCCTATCTCTATTTCCTCGCGCCGACGCCCGCCTTCGCCAACGGCCTGCTCAATCGCGACGGCTATGTCGGTTACGCGCTGCTCGGCGCGCTGCTGATGGGCAGCGCCATTCTCATGTCCGGCTGGGGCACGCATCGCGAGATCCCGAACCTGCCCAACCCGCCGATCGTCGCGCAGTCGCTGCGCGACAGCTTCCGCGAACTCGGCCAGACGGTGCGCAACCGCGCGTTCGCGATCCTGATGCTGGCGGGCCTGTGCGCCTATACGGTGCAGGGGATCAGCTACGCGATGTCGACCTACCTCTACACCTATGTCTGGGGGTTTCGGGGAATCGTCTTCGTCTATGCGACGGTGGCGCTGTTCGGCGGCGTGCTGGTCGCGTTCGTGGCGGCGCCGCGCATCGGCCGGCGGGTCAGCAAGCCCTCGGCCGCGGCCACCGCGGTCGTGGCCGGCGCGAGCTTCAACATCGCGCCTTATGCGCTGCGCCTGCTGCACGTCCTGCCGGAGGTCGGCACCGCCACCCTGCTGCCGGTGCTGCTCTGCTTCTTCGTCGTCGCGACGGCGTGCAACGTCACCGCCTTCATCCTCGGCGCATCGATGATGGCCGATGTGGTCGAGGATTCGGAGGCGAAGACGGGACGCCGGTCCGAAGGGGTGTTCTTCGCTGGATCGTTCTTCGTGCAGAAATGCACCTCGGGCATCGGGATCTTCCTGGCCGGTGCAATCCTGGCGGTCGCGGGCTTTCCCGAAAAGGCGACGCCGGGGCAGGTGCCGGTGGCGACGATCGACCGACTGACGCTGACCTACGGCATCGCCTATCTGACGATCGCGGGGCTGGCGGCGTTCTGCTTCACCCGCTTTCCATTCGGCCGGCGCGAGCATGAGGCGCGGTTGGCGCGGCTTGGGGCAGAGGCGCTGACTGATTCACACTGA
- a CDS encoding SDR family NAD(P)-dependent oxidoreductase, translating into MRFAGKRAVVTGGASGIGRATALRLADEGASVIVADIDGEAGAALAAASGGRIAFRHTDVTRADEIEALMQAADAAGGLDIVFNNAGAGGAREPIDQLSPDDWDRTMALLLRSVALGIRYAAPLMARRGGGAIVNTASVSALGAGYAPTAYSTAKAGVLHLTKIAAADLAAAHIRVNAVVPGFITTAIFTRHLDIEGARREQADGMIAGAAAKAQPIPRAGRPEDIAAAVAFLASEDASFITGTHILVDGGLTIGTRASWDPAVPSMLTALEAFR; encoded by the coding sequence ATGCGTTTCGCAGGAAAGCGCGCGGTCGTCACCGGCGGCGCATCGGGCATCGGGCGTGCGACCGCCCTGCGGCTGGCGGACGAGGGCGCCAGCGTGATAGTCGCGGATATCGATGGCGAGGCCGGTGCGGCACTGGCCGCCGCGTCGGGTGGCCGCATCGCGTTCCGGCACACCGACGTGACCCGGGCCGACGAGATCGAGGCGCTGATGCAGGCGGCCGATGCGGCCGGCGGCCTCGACATCGTGTTCAACAATGCCGGCGCGGGCGGGGCGAGGGAACCGATCGACCAGCTGTCGCCCGACGACTGGGACCGGACGATGGCGCTGCTGCTACGATCGGTCGCGCTCGGCATCCGCTATGCCGCGCCATTGATGGCACGACGCGGCGGCGGCGCGATCGTCAACACCGCGTCCGTATCCGCGCTTGGCGCCGGCTATGCGCCGACCGCCTATTCGACCGCCAAGGCCGGCGTGCTGCACCTCACGAAGATCGCCGCCGCAGACCTCGCCGCGGCGCACATCCGCGTCAACGCGGTGGTGCCGGGGTTCATCACCACGGCCATATTCACCCGTCACCTCGACATCGAGGGCGCGCGTCGCGAACAGGCGGACGGGATGATCGCCGGCGCCGCCGCCAAGGCGCAGCCGATCCCGCGCGCCGGCCGACCCGAGGATATCGCGGCGGCCGTCGCCTTCCTCGCCAGCGAGGACGCATCGTTCATCACCGGCACGCACATCCTGGTCGATGGCGGCCTGACGATCGGGACGCGGGCCAGCTGGGACCCCGCCGTACCATCGATGCTGACCGCGCTGGAGGCGTTCCGGTGA
- a CDS encoding acyl-CoA dehydrogenase family protein, which translates to MALDADTFDALIDTVRRFVAERLRPLEGDVEAADAIPDAVIADMKDMGLFGLSIAEEFGGLGLDMVEECRVAIEMGRTTPAFRSTFGTNVGIGSQGLVMAGTPEQKAAWLPRIASGDIVTSFALTEPDVGSDSGAVKTRAVKDGDVYRLTGTKRYITNADKAQLFTVMARTGEDKGARGVSAFLVPKDLPGITIGEPEKKMGQKGAKVADVHFDDVPVPAANRLGAEGEGFKIAMRVLDRGRLHISAVCVGVAERLIADSVAYAGSRSQFGAPIASHQLIQGMIADMKTEALVARAMVLETAAKKDRGEDVVLESAAAKYFASEMVGRVADKAVQIYGGAGYIADYGIERLYRDVRLFRIYEGTSQIQQVIIARETMKRGG; encoded by the coding sequence ATGGCCCTCGATGCCGACACCTTCGACGCGCTGATCGACACGGTCCGCCGCTTCGTCGCCGAACGCCTGCGCCCGCTGGAGGGCGACGTGGAGGCGGCCGACGCCATTCCCGACGCGGTGATCGCCGACATGAAGGACATGGGACTGTTCGGCCTGTCGATCGCCGAGGAATTCGGCGGCCTGGGCCTCGACATGGTCGAGGAATGCCGCGTCGCCATCGAAATGGGGCGGACCACGCCCGCGTTCCGCTCGACGTTCGGCACCAATGTCGGCATCGGCAGCCAGGGACTGGTGATGGCCGGCACCCCCGAACAAAAGGCGGCATGGCTACCGAGAATCGCAAGTGGCGATATCGTCACCAGCTTCGCGCTGACCGAACCCGATGTCGGCAGCGATTCAGGCGCGGTGAAGACGCGGGCGGTGAAGGACGGCGACGTCTACCGCCTGACCGGCACCAAGCGCTACATCACCAATGCCGACAAGGCGCAGCTGTTCACCGTGATGGCCCGCACCGGCGAGGACAAGGGCGCACGCGGCGTCTCCGCCTTCCTGGTGCCGAAGGACCTGCCCGGCATCACCATCGGCGAACCCGAAAAGAAGATGGGGCAGAAGGGCGCAAAGGTCGCCGACGTGCATTTCGACGACGTGCCGGTGCCGGCGGCGAACCGGCTGGGCGCGGAAGGCGAAGGCTTCAAGATCGCGATGCGCGTCCTCGACCGCGGGCGGTTGCACATCAGTGCGGTGTGCGTCGGTGTCGCCGAACGGCTGATCGCCGACAGCGTCGCCTATGCGGGCAGCCGCAGCCAGTTCGGCGCGCCGATCGCCAGCCACCAGCTGATCCAGGGCATGATCGCCGACATGAAGACCGAGGCGCTGGTCGCGCGGGCGATGGTGCTGGAAACGGCGGCGAAAAAGGATCGCGGCGAGGACGTCGTGCTGGAATCGGCAGCGGCGAAATATTTCGCGAGCGAGATGGTCGGACGCGTCGCGGACAAGGCGGTGCAGATCTACGGCGGGGCGGGGTATATCGCCGACTACGGGATCGAACGGCTGTACCGCGACGTGCGCCTGTTCCGCATCTACGAAGGCACCAGCCAGATCCAGCAGGTCATCATCGCCCGCGAAACGATGAAGCGCGGAGGATGA
- a CDS encoding SDR family oxidoreductase, translating into MDTTTLFRLDGKVALVTGGSRGIGKMIAAGFIAQGARVYISSRKAAACADAAAELGPNCIPLPQDVSTVAGCQALAEQLAAHEGRLDILVNNAGAAWGVPFEEFSETGWDKVMDLNVKSPFFLTQALHGLLKAAGTPQRPAKVINITSIDGQRLNPWETYSYHASKSALIYLTKRLAARLVKDAINVTSIAPGAFPSDMNKAARDHGDAIARGIPAGRIGVDEDMAGAAIYLASRAGDYVVGETITVDGGLVHAALGTSIDA; encoded by the coding sequence ATGGACACCACCACCCTCTTCCGCCTCGACGGCAAGGTCGCGCTGGTCACCGGCGGCAGCCGCGGCATCGGCAAGATGATCGCGGCGGGCTTCATCGCCCAGGGCGCCAGGGTCTATATCTCGTCGCGCAAGGCCGCCGCCTGCGCCGACGCCGCAGCAGAGCTGGGGCCCAATTGCATCCCCCTGCCCCAGGACGTCAGCACGGTCGCCGGCTGCCAGGCGCTGGCGGAACAGCTGGCCGCGCACGAAGGCCGGCTCGACATCCTCGTCAACAATGCCGGTGCCGCCTGGGGCGTGCCGTTCGAGGAGTTTTCGGAAACGGGTTGGGACAAGGTCATGGACCTCAACGTCAAGTCGCCCTTCTTCCTGACGCAGGCGCTGCACGGGCTGCTGAAGGCCGCAGGCACGCCGCAGCGCCCGGCCAAGGTCATCAATATCACCTCGATCGACGGCCAGCGCCTCAATCCGTGGGAAACGTACAGCTATCACGCCTCGAAATCGGCGCTGATCTACCTGACCAAGCGGCTGGCGGCACGGCTGGTGAAGGATGCGATCAACGTCACCTCGATCGCCCCCGGCGCCTTCCCCAGCGATATGAACAAGGCCGCACGCGACCACGGCGACGCCATCGCCCGCGGCATTCCGGCCGGCCGGATCGGCGTCGACGAAGACATGGCCGGCGCCGCCATCTACCTCGCCAGCCGCGCCGGCGATTACGTGGTGGGCGAAACGATCACCGTCGACGGCGGCCTGGTACACGCCGCACTGGGCACCAGCATCGACGCGTAG
- a CDS encoding IS3 family transposase (programmed frameshift): MKRKQFSEEQIIGILKEAEAGAVVTELCRKHGMSSATYYAWKAKFGGLEVSDAKRLRSLEEENARLKRLLADTMLDNAGLKDLLSKKLVTPAAKRQAVAHLQATLGMSERRACAVVGADRTSMRYRSCRADDGDLRSRLRELAQQRRRFGYRRLHILLRRDGITINRKKTQRLYREEGLTVRRRKGRRRAGGARAPAPVLALPNQRWSLDFVHDQLVTGRRFRVLNIVDDVTRECLRAVVDTSISGRRVVRELTDLIAERGRPKMIVSDNGTELTSNAVLAWSSDAGVEWHYIAPGKPTQNGFVESFNGRMRDELLNETLFFTVRQARSILARWVDDYNTERPHSSLGYATPAAFAAGLEQQWAGLTPPIASTALMRNNTGRSLVAAG; the protein is encoded by the exons ATGAAGCGGAAGCAGTTTTCGGAAGAGCAGATCATCGGCATCCTGAAGGAGGCCGAGGCGGGTGCGGTGGTGACGGAACTGTGCCGCAAGCACGGCATGTCGAGCGCGACCTACTATGCATGGAAGGCGAAGTTCGGCGGCCTGGAGGTATCTGACGCGAAGCGTCTGAGGTCGCTTGAAGAGGAGAACGCGCGGCTCAAGCGGCTGCTTGCGGACACGATGCTGGACAACGCGGGGTTGAAAGACCTGCTGTCAAAAAAGT TGGTGACGCCCGCCGCGAAGCGACAAGCGGTTGCGCATCTCCAGGCGACGTTGGGGATGAGCGAGCGGCGGGCGTGTGCTGTCGTCGGGGCGGACCGCACGAGCATGCGGTATCGCTCGTGCCGGGCAGATGATGGCGACCTTCGGTCGCGTCTGCGCGAGCTGGCGCAGCAGCGCCGACGGTTCGGCTATCGACGGCTGCACATCCTGCTGCGCCGGGACGGCATCACGATCAACCGCAAGAAGACCCAGCGGCTCTACCGTGAGGAAGGGCTGACGGTCAGGCGCCGGAAGGGACGAAGGCGCGCCGGTGGCGCGCGGGCACCTGCGCCGGTGCTGGCGCTCCCCAACCAGCGCTGGAGCCTGGACTTCGTGCACGACCAGCTCGTCACTGGCCGACGGTTCCGCGTGCTCAACATCGTCGACGACGTGACGCGCGAGTGCCTTCGGGCAGTGGTGGACACGTCGATTTCGGGCCGGCGGGTCGTGCGCGAGTTGACCGATCTGATCGCGGAACGTGGCAGGCCAAAGATGATCGTCAGCGACAACGGGACCGAACTGACGTCGAACGCGGTGCTTGCCTGGTCCAGCGACGCGGGCGTCGAGTGGCATTACATCGCGCCGGGCAAGCCGACGCAGAACGGGTTCGTCGAGAGCTTCAACGGTCGCATGCGCGACGAGCTGCTCAACGAGACGCTATTCTTCACGGTTCGCCAGGCCCGCTCGATCCTGGCGCGCTGGGTCGACGACTACAACACCGAGCGGCCGCACTCGTCGCTAGGCTACGCTACCCCGGCTGCGTTCGCTGCCGGGCTCGAACAGCAATGGGCGGGGTTAACCCCGCCCATTGCTTCAACTGCGCTCATGCGCAACAACACCGGTCGGTCTCTGGTCGCAGCTGGATGA
- a CDS encoding META domain-containing protein — MAVLRHTIIGLSVLIFPALPGCAPTATSSHPAAYQSLTGSVWALRSLQRRHVPRSRHEAVTLRLLPDHGIAGTASCNSVGGREFTWTATTDAEGSFARDPSQPTIMTVAGCNNVVATQIANHFWTLMTKARKWSIDRGDLLLRFDDGTMAVLKAIGPTAQTSTDCRSADPNNLDCHDPVNPREAKR, encoded by the coding sequence ATGGCCGTTCTACGGCACACGATAATCGGCTTGTCCGTCCTTATATTTCCCGCTCTGCCCGGCTGTGCTCCAACCGCAACTTCCTCTCACCCGGCAGCATACCAGTCATTGACGGGATCGGTGTGGGCGCTTCGGTCTCTTCAACGCCGACACGTTCCGCGATCCCGTCACGAGGCGGTCACGCTGCGACTGCTACCCGACCACGGCATCGCGGGAACCGCCAGCTGCAATAGTGTCGGTGGCAGGGAATTCACTTGGACCGCTACGACGGATGCCGAGGGGTCATTCGCGCGTGATCCGTCACAGCCGACGATAATGACAGTCGCGGGGTGTAACAATGTAGTGGCGACACAGATCGCCAACCATTTTTGGACGCTGATGACGAAAGCTCGGAAATGGTCGATTGATCGCGGCGATCTGCTCCTACGCTTCGATGACGGCACGATGGCCGTTTTGAAGGCGATAGGTCCAACAGCGCAGACATCGACCGACTGTCGCTCCGCCGATCCAAACAATCTCGATTGTCACGACCCGGTGAACCCGCGAGAAGCCAAGCGCTGA